The genomic window TTGAGACTGTGGGCCATGTTGATGATCGCCGTGACGATAGAGGCATCGCCCGGACTTTTCGTGATGTCCCGGACGAACGGCAGGGCGATCTTCAGCATATCGATAGGCATCCGTCTCAGATATTCGAGGGAAGAATAGCCGGTGCCGAAATCATCGATTGTCATCCTTATGCCCACCTCTTTCAGAGCCCGGAGGATATCGATCGTGGCCTCCGCATTTTCCATGAGGATACTCTCAGTCAGTTCCATCTCGAGGCAATGAGGGTCCAACCGGATCTCTTTCAATATTCTGGCCACGGTATCTACGAAGTTTTTTTGCTTGAATTGGCGCAGCGAGAGGTTGACCGCAATGCTTACCGGCTTTAATCCTTTGTCCCGCCATTTCTTATTGGTCATGCAGGCATTGCGTAATATCCATTCTCCAAGGGAGATAATAATCCCTATTTCCTCGGCTACGGGAATAAACTCTCCCGGCGGGATCAGTCCCCTCTCCGGCTCCTGCCAGCGGACGAGGGCCTCTATGCCGGTGACCTCTCTTGAATTTAAGGCTATCTGGGGCTGGTAGTGGAGGAGAAACTCCCCGCGCTCCAGGGCCCTTCTGAGCATACTCTCCATCTTGAGCCGCTCGTGGGTTCTCTCGTTCATGGACGATATGAAGAGGACGTAGTTGTTCCCGATCCCCTCATCCTTCGCCCGGTACATAGCGATGTCCGCATTCCTTAGAAGTGCTTCTGCATCCTCCCCGTCATCAGGGAAGACACTGATCCTCACGCTAGTC from Candidatus Eisenbacteria bacterium includes these protein-coding regions:
- a CDS encoding bifunctional diguanylate cyclase/phosphodiesterase — translated: MKGCLRITDTIARLGGDEFMIILQDVKKVEDITAVVEKLFSILSEPFNIQGHEFFVTTSVRISVFPDDGEDAEALLRNADIAMYRAKDEGIGNNYVLFISSMNERTHERLKMESMLRRALERGEFLLHYQPQIALNSREVTGIEALVRWQEPERGLIPPGEFIPVAEEIGIIISLGEWILRNACMTNKKWRDKGLKPVSIAVNLSLRQFKQKNFVDTVARILKEIRLDPHCLEMELTESILMENAEATIDILRALKEVGIRMTIDDFGTGYSSLEYLRRMPIDMLKIALPFVRDITKSPGDASIVTAIINMAHSLNIEVIAEGVETVEQLALLRSLGCDKIQGFLVSRPVPPDELEEFLEKGSRFVIQ